A single Pedobacter sp. PACM 27299 DNA region contains:
- a CDS encoding aldo/keto reductase, with protein sequence MEYRKLGNTALELSTITYGAFAIGGTMWGGNEQKDSIEAIHASLDHGVTTLDTAPFYGFGLSEELIGQALKGKDRTKVQLLTKFGLVWDGSNQGKGEHFFDVNADGKNVPIYKLSSKANIIKEVEESLKRLNTDYIDLIQQHWPDATTPIDETMEAMESLIQQGKVRAAAVSNYSLAQLKTAEKTFVPAANQVAYSMLNRDIEKDLVPYTLENNIGIIVYSPMERGLLSGKYFQHEKLKTDDHRNGYFGQFDLEKVSAFLENIRPIAAEKNASLAQLVLRWTTVQKGITIVLAGARNAEQAIANALAMNFNLSAEELSFIDTELTKI encoded by the coding sequence ATGGAATATAGAAAATTAGGAAATACAGCATTAGAATTGTCGACAATAACTTATGGTGCCTTTGCAATTGGTGGAACAATGTGGGGTGGAAATGAGCAGAAAGATTCAATTGAAGCCATCCATGCCTCCCTGGATCATGGTGTGACGACCCTGGACACCGCTCCTTTTTACGGTTTCGGATTAAGTGAAGAGCTGATCGGACAGGCATTAAAAGGAAAAGACAGAACCAAGGTACAGTTGCTGACCAAATTCGGTTTAGTTTGGGATGGCAGCAATCAGGGAAAAGGTGAACATTTCTTCGACGTCAATGCAGATGGCAAAAACGTCCCTATCTATAAGTTATCGTCAAAAGCGAACATCATCAAAGAAGTAGAAGAAAGTCTGAAGCGTTTAAATACAGATTATATTGATTTAATCCAGCAGCATTGGCCAGATGCGACTACCCCTATTGATGAAACCATGGAGGCGATGGAAAGCTTGATCCAACAAGGAAAAGTTCGTGCAGCGGCAGTGTCCAACTACAGTTTAGCGCAATTGAAAACCGCAGAAAAAACCTTTGTTCCTGCTGCAAATCAAGTGGCTTACAGCATGCTGAACCGCGATATCGAAAAGGACCTTGTACCATATACCTTAGAAAATAACATCGGGATTATCGTCTACAGTCCGATGGAAAGAGGTTTACTTTCCGGTAAATACTTCCAGCATGAAAAACTGAAAACTGATGACCATAGAAATGGTTATTTCGGACAGTTTGACCTGGAAAAAGTAAGCGCATTTTTGGAAAATATCCGTCCGATTGCAGCGGAGAAAAACGCCAGTCTGGCACAATTGGTCTTACGCTGGACCACCGTTCAAAAAGGCATTACCATTGTATTGGCAGGTGCTAGAAATGCGGAACAGGCTATTGCTAATGCGCTGGCAATGAACTTTAATTTAAGCGCAGAAGAACTGAGCTTTATCGATACAGAACTGACTAAAATCTAA
- a CDS encoding GNAT family N-acetyltransferase — protein MENTLNPLKNFSIQPLLENETLMLVPLRETDFEALYTLASDPKIWEQHPNKDRWKKDVFQVFFDGAMQSKGAFKIVDKTSNELMGSTRFYDYDELENKIFIGYTFYGTAYWGRGINPAVKKMMMDYIFQFVSKVQFHIGATNLRSQVAIGRIGAVKIAEEEVTYFGETPKFNFVYEINR, from the coding sequence ATGGAAAATACATTGAACCCACTTAAAAATTTTAGTATTCAACCGCTGCTGGAAAACGAAACGCTGATGCTGGTTCCTTTGAGGGAAACGGATTTTGAAGCTTTGTATACCCTAGCCTCAGATCCGAAGATCTGGGAGCAGCATCCAAACAAAGACCGTTGGAAAAAGGATGTTTTTCAGGTTTTCTTTGATGGCGCAATGCAAAGTAAAGGAGCTTTTAAAATTGTAGACAAAACCAGCAATGAATTGATGGGAAGCACCAGGTTTTATGATTACGACGAGCTGGAAAATAAGATTTTTATAGGCTATACTTTCTATGGTACCGCATATTGGGGGAGAGGAATTAATCCTGCGGTAAAAAAGATGATGATGGATTATATCTTTCAGTTTGTCTCAAAAGTACAGTTCCATATCGGTGCTACAAATCTCCGTTCGCAGGTGGCCATTGGCAGAATTGGAGCAGTAAAAATAGCGGAAGAGGAAGTGACCTATTTTGGTGAAACGCCTAAGTTCAATTTCGTTTACGAGATCAATCGATAA
- a CDS encoding FMN-binding negative transcriptional regulator: MYIPKQFQFKEEAEKIAFMKQYSFATIVTTKAGLPIATQLPFILTESNGHLVLTAHFALANEQAKYIEENTSLVIFSAPHAYVSPVHYDQVESVPTWDYVSVHAYGKAKIVQEEAAKMRVLEHLILFFEPGYLEQWNTLSDQFKKGMMKGIVAFDLEVSELQGQKKISQNKTERERARIADYLEKSEDSSEKAIADYIRKL; the protein is encoded by the coding sequence ATGTATATACCTAAGCAATTCCAATTTAAGGAGGAAGCGGAAAAGATAGCTTTCATGAAGCAATATAGTTTTGCCACCATAGTGACCACTAAAGCTGGCCTTCCTATTGCGACTCAACTCCCTTTTATCCTCACTGAAAGCAATGGGCATCTGGTGTTGACTGCCCATTTTGCTTTAGCGAATGAGCAGGCGAAATACATTGAGGAAAATACTTCACTGGTCATTTTCTCCGCACCTCATGCTTATGTTTCTCCGGTTCATTACGACCAAGTGGAAAGTGTACCTACCTGGGACTATGTGAGCGTCCATGCGTATGGGAAGGCGAAAATTGTTCAGGAGGAGGCGGCTAAAATGAGGGTATTGGAACACCTGATCTTATTTTTTGAACCAGGTTATCTGGAACAATGGAATACCTTATCAGATCAGTTCAAAAAAGGGATGATGAAAGGAATTGTAGCGTTTGATCTGGAAGTGTCAGAATTACAAGGACAGAAAAAAATAAGCCAGAATAAAACAGAAAGAGAACGGGCAAGGATCGCAGACTATTTAGAAAAAAGCGAAGACAGCTCCGAAAAAGCAATAGCAGATTATATCAGAAAATTATAA
- the pdxR gene encoding MocR-like pyridoxine biosynthesis transcription factor PdxR, which yields MNSPIINPIFTNLKIDRSAERSVYLQVADELLAMIRSGKLCSGQKLPGSRDLANLLKINRITISKAYEELLMQGWLETAVGRGTFVSSHVAEQDPEKLKSITNSALKVAGFIFQTSSYPKPILETPLYNLHLDDGYPDPRLAPLKEFYRAYRNQLSRSGLYPKFGCYGNPAGPYAYRQALSDYLNASRGLKTTAENILSVRGTLMGMNLVCNALISPGDIVLAEVPGWKRAEHNFLHAGAEMIGIPVDEHGMVVDEIRKVCEKQKVRMVYVTPHHQYPTTVSLRIDRRLELLRLANEYGFIIFEDDYDFDFHFKHRPLLPLASADENGMVIYCGSFSKSFSPAFRMGYLVAAENVIEHLAKIRILLDRQGDHVLDNAMAELLKDGTVQRYLRKTLSVYEERRNFFCDLLDTVPEGALKFRVPEGGMSVWTEFDSSINLEALSKRALKEGLYFSDGKLHQYPNYKTNGIRLGFASSDLEDLSSSVEILKKLLS from the coding sequence ATGAATAGTCCAATTATCAACCCCATATTTACAAACCTAAAGATTGACCGTTCAGCGGAAAGGTCCGTATACCTTCAGGTGGCAGATGAGTTATTGGCAATGATTAGGAGCGGCAAGTTATGTTCGGGGCAGAAACTTCCAGGCAGCCGTGATCTGGCTAATCTTTTAAAAATTAACCGGATTACCATCTCTAAAGCCTATGAGGAACTGTTGATGCAAGGCTGGCTGGAAACGGCTGTCGGTCGTGGCACTTTCGTATCCAGTCATGTGGCAGAGCAGGATCCTGAAAAACTTAAGTCGATCACAAACAGTGCTTTAAAGGTCGCAGGCTTTATTTTCCAAACCAGCAGCTATCCGAAACCCATTTTAGAAACACCCTTGTATAATTTACATTTAGACGATGGTTATCCTGATCCCAGACTCGCGCCATTGAAGGAATTTTACCGGGCCTATCGCAATCAGCTTAGTAGAAGCGGTCTATATCCTAAATTTGGCTGCTACGGGAACCCAGCAGGTCCATACGCCTATCGACAGGCCCTGTCGGACTATCTCAATGCGAGCAGAGGGCTCAAAACAACCGCAGAGAATATACTTTCGGTCAGGGGTACTTTAATGGGCATGAACCTCGTTTGCAATGCGCTGATCAGTCCTGGGGATATAGTTCTGGCTGAGGTTCCAGGATGGAAACGCGCGGAACATAACTTTCTACATGCTGGGGCAGAAATGATTGGGATTCCTGTGGATGAACATGGGATGGTCGTAGACGAAATCCGCAAGGTTTGCGAGAAACAAAAAGTGAGAATGGTGTACGTCACCCCTCACCATCAATATCCCACAACGGTATCTTTAAGAATAGACCGGCGGTTGGAATTGCTCAGACTGGCAAATGAGTACGGGTTCATCATTTTTGAAGATGACTATGATTTTGATTTCCATTTCAAACACCGTCCGCTGTTGCCTTTGGCTAGTGCTGATGAAAATGGAATGGTCATTTATTGCGGTTCTTTCAGTAAGAGTTTTTCTCCTGCCTTTCGAATGGGGTATTTAGTTGCTGCTGAAAATGTGATTGAGCACCTCGCTAAAATCCGGATTTTACTGGACAGACAGGGTGATCATGTCCTTGATAATGCAATGGCTGAATTACTGAAAGATGGCACCGTACAGCGCTACCTTCGGAAAACACTTTCAGTGTATGAAGAAAGACGAAACTTCTTTTGTGATTTACTAGATACAGTGCCAGAAGGCGCCTTAAAGTTTAGGGTTCCAGAAGGTGGCATGTCTGTATGGACTGAATTTGACTCTTCCATCAACCTGGAAGCGCTGTCAAAAAGAGCTTTAAAAGAAGGATTATACTTTTCTGACGGAAAACTGCACCAATACCCTAATTATAAAACAAATGGCATTCGTTTAGGCTTCGCGTCTTCCGATCTTGAAGATTTAAGCAGCAGTGTTGAAATTCTGAAAAAACTGCTGTCATAA
- the ccsA gene encoding cytochrome c biogenesis protein: MITRLGKILFSTRTMGAMLLLYAFSMAMATFVENDYGTAVAKALIYNCWWFELVMVILVLNFIGNIGRYQLTQRKKWPLLVFHLAFVIIFIGGYITRYVSFEGSMHIREGESSDEVISDATFFKMQIGKDDQALAYDDQPAILISNRIPTYLKPFKKTFKGEYDYQGQRVKVKVIDFYARAQDSLVRTPTGKSTLHLVVLENGNRVNKYIPTGTVQLISNMLISYNKETPGAINLSDANNALQIATPFAGDYMIMATQEKKPVLADNPAQPFNLRSLYTFGNLAFVIPEAPVTGNIIYFEGDKTKHEHDLDLIKVEVATANTVDTVSFYGGKGITNFQHQSEIGGLRISMAYGSKIYKTPFSIKLVDFKMEKYPGSNSPASYSSDVLIQDGGQDTPYKIYMNHVLDKAGYRLFQASFDDDEKGTVLSVNHDELGTNVTYIGYTLLFLGMFVTLFWKGTHFSKLNEQLRALSKSAKTKSLLLALLFLPLGAAFSQKIDMHGKNGSTAIPGLVKPQAQMPAGDGHDHTAGDGHDHSADDGHDHSAAAPAGPGQAHNHEQPTKEEMQLMLSAKSVDPVQFAAGIKIDPAHADKFGHLAVQNIDGRVEPINTMALEILRKLHRKDRFHSLSANQFFLSVSTTPFIWVNVPLIKIGAKGGPELLKVVKANEDGYTSMINLLQVGEDGTLQFILKDDYSKAFAKKPAEQNNYDKEIIDLNDKLQAMQSLINGQYLRIFPIQGDANNTWIAMPSALPGSALVGELNPIDRYAKSIKDGQQTGNWDAANKALDQIKDIQLKFGKDVLPSDTKIFWEVSYNSWNLFLNLMITYAMLGAVILGLAFFKLFKSSKMLDKMVTFVLILISIAAFLQGFGLATRWYISGHEPWSNGYEAVLFISWIGVLSGLGMYRNSNAFIPAAGCLIAVILMGFAHGGSQMNPQITPLVPVLKSYWLMIHVAIITSSYGFFGLSALMGTVVLVLYIIDNNKISAKVKSSITELTIVNEMSLTVGLFLLTVGTFLGGIWANESWGRYWSWDPKETWAFISVIVYAFVLHVRLIPGLRTKYLFNLLSLLSFSTIIMTYFGVNYYLTGLHSYAQGDPVPIPSWVYVTVGVVFVLAFISYRRFKLRSK; the protein is encoded by the coding sequence ATGATTACAAGGTTAGGCAAAATTCTCTTTTCCACCCGCACGATGGGTGCTATGTTATTGTTATACGCTTTCTCCATGGCCATGGCCACCTTTGTGGAAAACGATTATGGGACGGCAGTCGCCAAAGCATTAATCTACAACTGCTGGTGGTTTGAATTGGTGATGGTAATTCTGGTACTCAATTTTATTGGTAATATTGGTAGATACCAACTCACACAGCGTAAAAAATGGCCGCTATTGGTGTTTCACCTTGCATTTGTGATCATCTTTATTGGTGGATACATTACCAGATATGTGAGTTTTGAAGGCTCCATGCACATCAGAGAAGGGGAGTCCAGCGATGAAGTCATTTCTGATGCTACGTTTTTCAAGATGCAGATTGGAAAAGATGATCAGGCATTGGCCTATGATGATCAGCCAGCAATATTAATCTCTAACCGCATTCCTACTTATTTAAAGCCTTTCAAAAAGACTTTCAAAGGGGAATATGATTACCAGGGACAAAGGGTTAAAGTAAAAGTAATTGATTTTTATGCCAGAGCACAGGATTCCCTGGTGCGTACACCTACCGGTAAATCAACCCTGCATCTGGTGGTTTTAGAAAATGGAAACCGCGTCAATAAATACATTCCTACAGGTACCGTACAGCTGATTTCAAATATGCTCATCAGCTATAACAAAGAAACACCGGGCGCCATCAACCTTTCAGATGCAAATAATGCCCTGCAAATTGCGACGCCTTTCGCAGGAGATTATATGATCATGGCGACTCAGGAAAAGAAACCTGTTCTTGCGGATAATCCGGCACAGCCTTTCAACTTAAGAAGTTTATATACTTTCGGAAACCTGGCTTTCGTAATTCCTGAAGCCCCGGTTACAGGTAATATCATCTATTTTGAAGGGGATAAAACCAAGCATGAACACGATCTGGACCTGATTAAAGTGGAAGTAGCCACTGCAAATACCGTTGATACCGTTTCGTTTTACGGTGGAAAAGGAATCACTAATTTCCAGCATCAAAGTGAAATTGGCGGACTAAGAATTTCTATGGCTTACGGTTCTAAGATCTATAAAACACCTTTCTCCATTAAACTGGTAGATTTCAAAATGGAGAAATACCCAGGTAGTAACAGCCCTGCTTCTTACTCTTCAGATGTGTTAATCCAGGACGGGGGACAAGACACACCTTATAAAATTTACATGAACCACGTATTAGATAAAGCAGGATATCGCTTATTCCAGGCTAGTTTCGACGATGATGAGAAAGGAACCGTACTTTCTGTAAATCATGATGAACTGGGCACAAACGTGACTTATATCGGTTATACCTTATTGTTCCTGGGTATGTTCGTTACTTTATTCTGGAAAGGAACGCATTTTTCTAAACTGAACGAACAATTGAGAGCACTTTCTAAATCTGCAAAAACAAAATCACTTTTACTGGCGCTTTTATTCCTTCCTTTAGGTGCTGCGTTTAGTCAGAAGATTGATATGCATGGCAAGAATGGCTCTACGGCTATTCCCGGGCTGGTAAAGCCACAGGCGCAGATGCCTGCAGGTGATGGGCATGACCATACAGCTGGTGATGGACACGATCATTCCGCAGATGATGGTCATGACCATTCCGCAGCCGCACCCGCAGGACCAGGTCAGGCACACAATCACGAACAGCCAACAAAGGAAGAAATGCAGCTGATGCTTTCTGCAAAATCTGTAGATCCGGTACAGTTCGCTGCAGGCATTAAAATTGATCCTGCACATGCCGATAAATTTGGTCATTTAGCCGTACAGAATATCGATGGAAGGGTAGAGCCAATCAATACCATGGCACTGGAAATCCTGAGAAAATTACACCGTAAAGATCGTTTCCATAGCTTAAGTGCCAACCAGTTCTTCCTGTCAGTTTCTACTACGCCTTTCATCTGGGTAAATGTTCCGCTGATTAAGATCGGTGCTAAAGGTGGCCCGGAATTATTAAAAGTAGTTAAAGCCAATGAAGATGGTTATACTTCGATGATCAACCTGTTACAGGTAGGAGAAGATGGAACGCTTCAATTTATATTAAAAGACGATTATTCAAAAGCTTTTGCGAAGAAACCAGCGGAGCAAAACAATTACGATAAAGAGATCATTGACCTGAATGATAAATTACAGGCGATGCAGTCCCTGATCAATGGTCAGTATTTACGTATTTTCCCTATTCAGGGTGATGCAAATAATACCTGGATTGCCATGCCTTCTGCGCTCCCAGGCTCTGCATTGGTAGGGGAACTTAACCCTATTGATCGCTATGCGAAAAGCATTAAAGATGGTCAGCAAACAGGAAACTGGGATGCGGCAAATAAAGCATTAGATCAGATTAAAGACATTCAGCTGAAGTTCGGTAAAGACGTTTTACCTTCAGATACGAAGATCTTCTGGGAAGTGAGCTACAACTCATGGAACCTGTTCCTAAACCTGATGATTACTTATGCAATGTTAGGCGCAGTGATTCTTGGATTGGCTTTCTTTAAGCTATTCAAGAGCTCCAAAATGCTGGATAAAATGGTGACTTTCGTGTTGATTTTAATCAGCATCGCAGCATTCCTGCAAGGATTTGGCTTGGCCACAAGGTGGTATATTTCTGGTCATGAGCCCTGGAGTAACGGTTATGAAGCAGTATTGTTTATCAGTTGGATTGGTGTGCTTTCCGGTCTTGGAATGTATAGAAACAGTAACGCCTTTATTCCTGCAGCAGGTTGTTTAATTGCCGTTATTTTAATGGGCTTCGCACATGGAGGATCACAGATGAATCCTCAGATTACACCATTGGTTCCAGTACTTAAATCCTACTGGTTAATGATTCACGTAGCAATTATTACTTCGAGTTACGGCTTCTTTGGACTGAGTGCCTTAATGGGTACGGTTGTCTTAGTTTTATACATTATTGACAATAATAAGATCTCGGCGAAAGTGAAATCTTCGATCACGGAATTGACCATTGTGAACGAGATGTCCTTAACTGTAGGTCTGTTTTTACTAACTGTAGGTACGTTCTTAGGAGGTATCTGGGCAAACGAAAGCTGGGGACGTTACTGGAGCTGGGACCCTAAAGAAACCTGGGCTTTTATCTCTGTGATCGTTTATGCCTTCGTTTTACACGTACGCTTGATCCCAGGATTAAGAACCAAATACTTGTTTAACTTATTATCGCTGTTGAGCTTCTCGACGATTATCATGACGTATTTCGGGGTAAACTACTACTTAACCGGATTGCATTCTTATGCACAAGGTGATCCTGTTCCCATCCCATCATGGGTGTATGTTACCGTAGGAGTAGTTTTTGTGTTGGCTTTCATCTCTTACAGAAGGTTCAAACTTCGCAGTAAGTAA
- a CDS encoding glycoside hydrolase family 43 protein: MKKLFMAVLLLSVASGSYAQTKKSTAYSGNPVFKGWYADPEGIVFDKNYWIYPTFSAAYEKQVFFDAFSSPDLVNWTKHPRVLDTANVKWAKKAVWAPSIIKKKDQYFLFFGANDIQNDKEYGGIGVAVANNPAGPFKDHIGKPLVDKFHNGAQPIDQFVFKDKDGKYYLIYGGWKHCNIARLNDQFTGFVPMANGNTFQEITPENYVEGPFMFMRNNKYYFMWSEGGWTGPDYSVAYAIADSPMGPFKRVGKILQQDSKIATGAGHHSVIGDEKSNDWYIVYHRRPLDQTDGNARETCIDKMYFDKDGLIKPVVMTNEGVPRKLLR; encoded by the coding sequence ATGAAGAAATTATTTATGGCGGTACTGCTGCTCTCTGTAGCCAGCGGCAGCTACGCTCAAACTAAAAAATCAACAGCCTACTCTGGCAATCCAGTATTTAAAGGTTGGTATGCTGATCCTGAGGGCATCGTCTTTGACAAAAATTACTGGATCTATCCAACGTTTTCAGCTGCTTATGAAAAGCAGGTATTTTTTGATGCCTTTTCCTCTCCTGATTTAGTGAATTGGACCAAACATCCGAGAGTTTTAGATACGGCAAATGTAAAATGGGCGAAGAAAGCAGTATGGGCACCTTCCATCATCAAGAAAAAGGACCAGTATTTCTTGTTTTTCGGAGCGAACGACATACAAAATGATAAAGAGTACGGTGGAATTGGCGTTGCCGTTGCAAATAACCCTGCCGGTCCTTTTAAGGATCATATTGGCAAACCATTGGTCGACAAATTTCATAATGGCGCACAGCCGATAGACCAGTTTGTTTTCAAAGACAAAGACGGCAAATATTACCTGATTTATGGTGGTTGGAAACATTGCAATATTGCCAGGCTAAATGATCAGTTCACAGGTTTTGTCCCAATGGCGAATGGCAATACCTTCCAGGAGATTACTCCTGAAAACTATGTGGAAGGTCCTTTTATGTTCATGAGAAATAATAAATATTATTTTATGTGGTCTGAAGGCGGCTGGACAGGTCCTGATTACAGTGTAGCTTACGCGATTGCAGATTCACCGATGGGTCCATTTAAAAGAGTGGGTAAAATCTTGCAGCAGGATTCAAAGATTGCAACTGGTGCAGGGCATCATTCTGTGATTGGAGATGAAAAAAGCAATGACTGGTACATTGTATACCACAGAAGACCATTAGATCAGACCGATGGGAATGCCAGAGAAACCTGCATTGACAAAATGTATTTCGATAAAGATGGCTTGATTAAACCTGTGGTGATGACAAATGAAGGCGTTCCACGTAAATTACTGCGTTAA
- a CDS encoding TFIIB-type zinc ribbon-containing protein codes for MNCPSCQETLLMTVRNNVEIDYCPKCRGIWLDRGELDKLLAFDQEKGGTTNDPAPFRQDYREQDRREQNFRQEGYRGQDQRGQDQRHQQGYGNQGNGYPKKKKSFLEDLFDF; via the coding sequence ATGAATTGTCCAAGTTGCCAGGAAACCCTATTGATGACCGTAAGAAATAATGTAGAAATCGACTATTGCCCAAAATGTCGTGGCATTTGGTTAGATCGTGGTGAGTTAGATAAGTTATTGGCCTTCGACCAGGAAAAAGGCGGCACAACAAATGATCCTGCCCCTTTCCGTCAAGATTATAGGGAACAGGACCGTCGGGAACAGAATTTCCGTCAGGAAGGATACCGTGGACAAGACCAACGCGGTCAGGACCAGCGTCATCAGCAAGGTTACGGAAATCAGGGCAATGGTTATCCTAAAAAGAAGAAATCCTTTTTAGAAGACCTGTTTGACTTTTAA